One segment of Alistipes finegoldii DSM 17242 DNA contains the following:
- the alaS gene encoding alanine--tRNA ligase — protein MESNKIRRAFLDFFESKGHVIVPSAPMVVKGDPTLMFTNAGMNQFKDIFLGNAPRKYPRAADTQKCLRVSGKHNDLEEVGHDTYHHTMFEMLGNWSYGDYFKKEAIEWAWELLGGVYKLPADRMYATVFEGSEEDGVPFDQEAYDYWKQFLPEDHIIRGNKHDNFWEMGETGPCGPCSEIHFDLRDEAEIAAKPGREMVNAGHPQVIEIWNLVFMQFNRKANGSLEPLPARNVDTGMGFERLCMILQGKKSNYDTDVFQPTIQRISQLSGKVYGADAKCDVAMRVIADHLRAIAFSIADGQLPSNVKAGYVIRRILRRAVRYGYTYLGFTEPTICKLVPGLVEQMGEQFPELKAQQSLIEKVIEEEEASFLRTLATGINLLDGVIEKTKGEGRELISGKDAFELYDTFGFPIDLTELIAREQGVGVDLAAFETELQAQKERSRNAAAVDTDDWVELFPIRESLFTGYDTLTEQVRIARYRRVTSKGKTSYQLVFDRTPFYGNSGGQIGDIGYIENADERIAVVATEKENGLIIHIVRELPENPAAGFTAVVDAAKRQSAANNHTATHLMHEALRKVLGQHVEQKGSMVTPEILRFDFSHFQKMTPQELREVEMLVNRAVRANYPLEENREATKEEAEKCGAMMLFGEKYGDKVRMVRFGSSVELCGGTHTSATGNIGFFKILNESAISAGVRRIEAVTGERAEQIIYAAEDTMRDISDYLHNPQVLQAVKKMFESNEALSKEVETMRREQVAQWADKIIASTPERRGVQLIATQTDRTPEFVKDLAYCLRARAPKLVLVQGSVNDGKPMLTVMLGEEITAQGVNAGAVVREAAKLMQGGGGGQAFFATAGGKNPDGLQAAIDKAVELIMAQLH, from the coding sequence GTGCGGCCGATACCCAGAAGTGCCTGCGCGTGTCGGGCAAGCACAACGACCTCGAAGAGGTGGGCCACGACACCTATCACCACACGATGTTCGAGATGCTGGGCAACTGGTCTTACGGCGACTACTTCAAGAAGGAGGCGATCGAGTGGGCGTGGGAGCTGCTGGGCGGCGTCTACAAACTGCCGGCCGACCGCATGTACGCCACGGTTTTCGAAGGCTCGGAGGAGGACGGCGTGCCCTTCGATCAGGAGGCTTACGACTACTGGAAGCAATTCCTGCCCGAAGACCACATCATCCGCGGCAACAAGCACGACAACTTCTGGGAGATGGGCGAGACGGGTCCCTGCGGTCCCTGCTCGGAGATTCATTTCGACCTGCGCGACGAGGCGGAGATCGCCGCCAAGCCGGGCCGCGAGATGGTCAATGCGGGCCATCCGCAGGTGATCGAGATCTGGAACCTCGTCTTCATGCAGTTCAACCGCAAGGCCAACGGCTCGCTGGAGCCGCTGCCGGCCCGCAACGTCGATACGGGCATGGGCTTCGAGCGTCTGTGCATGATTCTGCAGGGCAAGAAGTCCAATTACGACACCGATGTCTTCCAGCCTACGATCCAGCGTATTTCGCAGCTGTCGGGCAAGGTTTACGGCGCCGACGCCAAGTGCGACGTGGCGATGCGCGTCATCGCCGACCACCTGCGCGCCATCGCCTTTTCGATCGCCGACGGCCAGCTGCCGTCGAACGTCAAGGCCGGTTACGTCATCCGCCGCATCCTGCGCCGCGCCGTGCGTTACGGCTATACCTACCTCGGCTTTACGGAGCCGACGATCTGCAAGCTCGTTCCCGGACTGGTGGAGCAGATGGGGGAGCAGTTCCCCGAACTGAAGGCCCAGCAGTCGCTGATCGAAAAGGTGATCGAGGAGGAGGAGGCTTCGTTCCTGCGTACGCTGGCCACGGGCATCAACCTGCTGGACGGCGTGATCGAAAAGACCAAGGGCGAGGGCCGGGAGCTGATTTCGGGCAAGGACGCCTTCGAACTCTACGATACGTTCGGCTTCCCGATCGACCTGACGGAGCTGATCGCCCGCGAGCAGGGCGTCGGCGTGGACCTCGCGGCCTTCGAAACCGAACTGCAGGCCCAGAAGGAGCGTTCGCGCAACGCTGCGGCCGTCGATACCGACGACTGGGTGGAGCTGTTCCCCATCAGGGAGAGCCTCTTCACGGGGTACGATACGCTGACCGAGCAGGTCCGGATCGCCCGCTACCGCCGCGTGACCTCCAAAGGCAAGACCTCTTACCAGCTGGTCTTCGACCGCACGCCGTTCTACGGCAATTCGGGCGGTCAGATCGGCGACATCGGCTATATCGAGAACGCCGACGAGCGCATCGCGGTCGTGGCCACCGAGAAGGAAAACGGACTGATTATCCATATCGTCAGGGAGCTGCCCGAAAATCCCGCGGCCGGGTTCACGGCCGTCGTGGACGCCGCGAAGCGTCAGTCCGCGGCCAACAACCATACGGCCACGCACCTCATGCACGAGGCGCTGCGCAAGGTCCTCGGACAGCATGTCGAGCAGAAAGGTTCGATGGTGACGCCCGAAATCCTGCGTTTCGACTTCTCTCATTTCCAGAAAATGACCCCGCAGGAGCTGCGCGAGGTCGAGATGCTTGTAAACCGCGCCGTGCGGGCCAACTATCCGCTCGAAGAGAACCGCGAAGCCACCAAGGAGGAGGCTGAGAAATGCGGTGCGATGATGCTCTTCGGCGAGAAGTACGGCGACAAGGTGCGCATGGTCCGCTTCGGCTCGTCGGTCGAGTTGTGCGGCGGTACGCATACCAGCGCCACGGGCAACATCGGCTTCTTCAAGATCCTGAACGAAAGCGCCATTTCGGCCGGCGTGCGCCGTATCGAGGCCGTGACGGGCGAGCGCGCCGAGCAGATCATCTATGCCGCCGAGGATACGATGCGCGACATCAGCGACTATCTGCATAACCCGCAGGTGCTGCAGGCCGTCAAGAAGATGTTCGAAAGCAACGAAGCGCTGTCGAAGGAGGTCGAGACCATGCGCCGCGAGCAGGTTGCGCAGTGGGCCGATAAGATCATCGCCTCGACGCCCGAACGCCGCGGCGTGCAGCTGATCGCCACGCAGACCGACCGTACGCCCGAATTCGTCAAGGATCTGGCCTATTGTCTGCGTGCGCGTGCTCCGAAACTGGTGCTCGTGCAGGGTTCGGTCAACGACGGCAAGCCGATGCTGACGGTGATGCTCGGCGAAGAGATCACGGCGCAGGGCGTAAATGCCGGAGCCGTGGTGCGCGAAGCTGCGAAACTGATGCAGGGCGGCGGCGGCGGTCAGGCGTTCTTCGCCACGGCCGGCGGCAAGAACCCCGACGGGTTGCAGGCGGCCATCGACAAGGCCGTGGAGCTGATAATGGCGCAGCTGCATTAG
- the gpmI gene encoding 2,3-bisphosphoglycerate-independent phosphoglycerate mutase, with product MNNKVLLMILDGWGNGHHDKADVISTVHPEYISAMTEKYPHAQLRTDGENVGLPEGQMGNSEVGHLNIGAGRVVYQDLVKINRACRDNSIMENPEVKAAFEYAKKNGVNMHFMGLVSDGGVHSSLEHLFKLCDISAAYGLDNTYVHCFMDGRDTDPRSGKGFVADLEKHLAATTGRIATVIGRYYAMDRDKRWERVKIAYDALVNGIGERSSDMVEAVQKSYDEGVTDEFIKPFVRIDENGQPVGMIRPNDVVIFFNYRNDRAKELTVVLTQEDMPAEGMHTMPLYYCCMTPYDAKFTGLHILFDKENVPNTIGEYVSKLGLRQLRIAETEKYAHVTFFLNGGREAEFEGEERILVASPKVATYDLQPEMSAPEVADKLAAALGERKFDFICLNFANGDMVGHTGVYEAIVKAVKAVDGCVAKVVEAAKANGYEVVMIADHGNADNAVNADGTPNTAHSLNPVPIVVVSDRVKSVHDGILADVAPTVLRLMGLEQPAEMTGKALVELK from the coding sequence ATGAATAACAAGGTATTATTGATGATCCTCGACGGCTGGGGCAACGGCCATCACGACAAGGCCGATGTGATTTCGACCGTGCATCCCGAATATATCTCGGCCATGACGGAGAAATATCCCCACGCCCAGCTGCGCACCGACGGCGAGAACGTCGGCCTGCCCGAAGGACAGATGGGCAACTCGGAGGTCGGACACCTCAATATCGGCGCCGGCCGCGTGGTTTATCAGGATCTCGTGAAGATCAACCGCGCCTGCCGCGACAACTCGATCATGGAGAATCCTGAGGTGAAGGCAGCGTTCGAATACGCCAAAAAGAACGGTGTGAACATGCACTTCATGGGGCTGGTGTCGGACGGCGGCGTACACTCGTCGCTGGAGCACCTCTTCAAGTTGTGCGACATTTCGGCGGCCTACGGCCTCGACAATACCTACGTGCATTGCTTTATGGACGGCCGCGACACCGACCCGCGCAGCGGCAAGGGTTTCGTCGCCGACCTCGAAAAGCACCTCGCCGCCACGACGGGCAGGATCGCTACGGTGATCGGCCGTTATTACGCCATGGACCGCGACAAGCGCTGGGAGCGTGTGAAGATCGCATACGACGCGCTGGTCAACGGCATCGGCGAACGTTCGTCGGACATGGTCGAAGCCGTCCAGAAGTCCTATGACGAGGGCGTGACGGACGAGTTCATCAAGCCTTTCGTGCGCATCGACGAGAACGGACAGCCCGTCGGCATGATCCGCCCGAACGACGTGGTGATCTTTTTCAACTACCGCAACGACCGCGCCAAGGAGCTGACCGTCGTGCTGACGCAGGAGGACATGCCGGCCGAAGGGATGCACACCATGCCGCTCTACTACTGCTGCATGACGCCCTATGACGCCAAGTTCACGGGCCTGCACATCCTCTTCGACAAGGAGAACGTACCCAACACCATCGGCGAGTACGTCTCGAAGCTGGGCCTGCGGCAGCTGCGCATCGCCGAGACCGAGAAATACGCCCACGTCACGTTCTTCCTGAACGGCGGCCGCGAAGCGGAGTTCGAAGGCGAAGAGCGTATCCTCGTGGCGTCGCCCAAGGTCGCCACGTACGACCTCCAGCCCGAAATGAGCGCTCCGGAAGTGGCTGACAAGCTGGCCGCCGCGCTCGGTGAGCGGAAGTTCGACTTCATCTGCCTGAACTTCGCCAACGGCGACATGGTGGGCCATACGGGCGTTTACGAGGCCATCGTCAAAGCGGTGAAGGCCGTAGACGGATGCGTCGCCAAGGTCGTCGAAGCGGCCAAGGCCAACGGTTACGAGGTCGTGATGATCGCCGACCACGGCAATGCCGACAACGCCGTCAATGCCGACGGTACGCCCAATACGGCGCACTCGCTCAATCCGGTGCCCATCGTGGTCGTTTCGGACCGCGTGAAGTCGGTGCACGACGGCATCTTGGCCGACGTGGCTCCCACGGTGCTCCGCCTGATGGGCCTCGAACAGCCTGCCGAAATGACCGGCAAGGCGCTCGTGGAGCTGAAATAG
- a CDS encoding prolyl-tRNA synthetase associated domain-containing protein, giving the protein MAYTWYEHPEAPTIEIARRYWRDDGSKHCKNLFFRNHKGNRHYLVAFDCEQNLAIHDLERRLRQGKLSFASEQRMERWLGLRPGSVSPFGLINDPERHVHLFLDRNLERFPAYSFHPNDNRATVVVSRSEFLRYLAAVGNTYEFIELY; this is encoded by the coding sequence ATCGCCTACACGTGGTACGAACACCCCGAAGCCCCGACCATCGAAATCGCACGCCGATACTGGCGCGACGACGGCTCGAAGCACTGCAAGAACCTTTTTTTCCGCAACCACAAGGGCAACCGCCACTACCTCGTGGCGTTCGACTGCGAGCAGAACCTCGCCATCCACGACCTCGAACGCCGCCTGCGGCAGGGCAAGCTCTCGTTCGCGTCGGAACAGCGCATGGAGCGCTGGCTCGGACTGCGTCCCGGCTCGGTGTCGCCCTTCGGGCTGATCAACGACCCGGAGCGCCACGTACACCTGTTTCTGGACCGGAATCTGGAGAGATTCCCGGCCTATTCGTTCCACCCCAACGACAACCGCGCCACGGTGGTCGTCTCCCGCAGCGAGTTCCTGCGCTACCTCGCCGCCGTAGGCAATACGTACGAATTCATCGAACTCTACTGA
- a CDS encoding NAD(P)-dependent oxidoreductase: MKPNIVFLDEYTLGGADLGRLQALGEYKGYARTTPEELPDRCREADVIITNKVVLRHETLQSLPRLRLICVAATGTNNIDLEAAAELGIEVKNAAGYSTHSVAETTLGAAIALRRNIVYYDRYVKSGAYSAAGQQFHFALPTHQLYGSKWGIVGLGAIGREVARLAAAFGCEVCYTSTSGVVREEPYPALPLTELLGRSDIVSIHAPLNDRTRGLIGAPELSVMKRSALLINVARGGIVDEAALAEALDRGSIAGAALDVFSREPFAADSPLLGIREPDRLLLSPHNAWSPREAVDVLVGCVEENIKTFYGND; this comes from the coding sequence ATGAAACCGAACATCGTATTTCTGGACGAGTACACACTCGGAGGCGCCGACCTCGGCCGGCTCCAAGCCTTGGGCGAATACAAGGGTTACGCCCGCACGACGCCGGAAGAGCTTCCCGACCGCTGCCGCGAAGCCGACGTGATAATCACCAACAAGGTGGTCCTGCGCCACGAAACGCTTCAGTCCCTGCCCCGGCTGCGGCTGATCTGCGTAGCCGCCACCGGCACCAACAACATCGACCTCGAAGCCGCGGCCGAGCTGGGGATCGAGGTAAAGAACGCCGCAGGCTACTCGACGCACTCCGTGGCCGAAACCACCCTCGGAGCGGCCATCGCACTGCGTCGCAACATCGTCTATTACGACCGTTACGTCAAGAGCGGCGCCTACTCCGCCGCCGGACAGCAGTTCCATTTCGCACTGCCCACCCACCAGCTCTACGGCTCGAAATGGGGCATCGTCGGACTCGGCGCCATCGGCCGCGAGGTGGCGCGGCTGGCGGCGGCATTCGGCTGCGAAGTATGCTACACCTCGACGTCGGGCGTCGTGCGCGAAGAGCCTTACCCCGCGCTTCCGCTCACCGAACTGCTGGGCCGTTCCGACATCGTCTCGATCCACGCCCCGCTGAACGACCGCACCCGCGGACTGATCGGCGCGCCGGAATTGTCGGTCATGAAACGCTCGGCCCTCCTCATAAACGTCGCCCGCGGCGGCATCGTCGATGAAGCGGCGCTGGCCGAAGCGCTCGACCGGGGTTCGATCGCCGGCGCGGCCCTCGACGTCTTCTCGCGCGAACCCTTCGCCGCCGACAGTCCGCTGCTCGGCATCCGCGAACCCGACCGCCTGCTGCTCTCGCCCCACAACGCATGGTCGCCCCGCGAAGCCGTGGACGTGCTGGTAGGATGCGTCGAGGAGAATATCAAAACATTTTATGGCAACGACTGA
- a CDS encoding tRNA threonylcarbamoyladenosine dehydratase, whose translation MNTDNWLERTELLLGKEKLDLLRKAHVLVVGLGGVGAYAAEMIVRAGVGRMTIADADAVAPSNINRQLVALHSTVGRQKAEILAERLRDINPEIELTVVSRYIKDEETDLLLDAAKYDYAVDAIDTLSPKLALIKGALDRSLPLVSSMGAGAKTDPTKMEIADISKTHHCPLAHMLRKRLHKIGVRSGFRAVYSPEPMREGALILCEEQNKKSNVGTISYIPALFGIGCASVVIRGLIGEMN comes from the coding sequence ATGAATACGGATAATTGGCTTGAACGCACCGAGTTGCTGCTCGGCAAAGAGAAACTCGACCTGCTCCGAAAGGCCCACGTACTGGTCGTCGGGCTGGGCGGCGTGGGCGCCTATGCCGCCGAGATGATCGTCCGGGCCGGCGTGGGCCGCATGACCATCGCCGATGCCGACGCCGTGGCGCCGAGCAACATCAACCGCCAGCTGGTCGCCCTCCACTCGACCGTCGGCCGCCAGAAAGCCGAGATTCTGGCCGAACGCCTGCGCGACATCAACCCGGAGATAGAACTCACGGTGGTCAGCCGCTATATCAAGGACGAGGAGACCGACCTGCTGCTCGACGCCGCGAAATACGACTACGCAGTGGACGCCATCGACACCCTCTCGCCCAAACTGGCGCTGATAAAGGGTGCTTTGGACCGTTCGCTGCCGCTGGTCAGCTCGATGGGCGCAGGGGCCAAGACCGACCCGACGAAGATGGAGATCGCCGACATCTCCAAGACCCACCACTGTCCGCTGGCCCACATGCTGCGCAAGCGGCTCCACAAAATCGGCGTCCGCAGCGGTTTCAGGGCCGTCTACTCGCCCGAACCGATGCGCGAAGGGGCGCTGATCCTCTGCGAGGAGCAGAACAAGAAGTCGAACGTCGGCACCATATCCTACATCCCCGCGCTGTTCGGCATCGGCTGCGCGTCGGTCGTAATCCGAGGCCTGATCGGAGAAATGAACTAA
- a CDS encoding TatD family hydrolase: protein MTDRFVNIHTHRPTGRGIELRTAGIHPWNADKEDVSTIVPLLGDVQAVGETGLDFVHGADRETQLAAFRAQLALARERRLPVVLHCVRAFEPVMRELDACRPRAAIFHGFIGSPEQARRAVGKGYYLSFGLRAFASPKTLESLRETPLSQLFLETDDSDVPIEEIYARAAKVKGVTPEELQRATLENYGRIFTTGPQGQDKAAGTPPLPAR from the coding sequence ATGACCGATCGATTCGTCAACATACACACCCACCGCCCGACCGGCCGCGGCATCGAACTGCGGACAGCCGGAATTCATCCGTGGAATGCTGACAAAGAAGACGTTAGCACGATCGTGCCGTTGCTCGGCGACGTGCAGGCCGTCGGCGAAACGGGACTCGATTTCGTGCATGGCGCCGACCGTGAAACACAGTTGGCGGCGTTCAGGGCGCAGCTCGCGCTGGCGCGCGAACGGCGGCTGCCCGTGGTTCTGCACTGCGTCAGGGCTTTCGAGCCGGTCATGCGCGAACTGGACGCCTGCCGGCCCCGCGCAGCGATCTTCCACGGCTTCATCGGATCGCCCGAACAGGCCCGCCGGGCCGTCGGAAAAGGTTATTACCTCTCGTTCGGCCTGCGTGCCTTCGCATCGCCCAAAACGCTGGAATCCCTGCGCGAAACGCCCCTCTCGCAGCTTTTTCTCGAAACCGACGACAGCGACGTCCCGATCGAGGAAATCTACGCGCGCGCCGCGAAAGTAAAAGGCGTCACGCCGGAGGAACTGCAACGGGCGACGCTGGAAAACTACGGACGGATATTTACGACCGGGCCGCAAGGGCAGGACAAGGCGGCCGGAACGCCGCCGCTCCCGGCCCGATAA